The following is a genomic window from Flavobacterium sp..
TTGAAATTGTTTGAAATTGCTCTTTTTTGGATGTTTTTGGTCTAAAAAACTCTTTTTTTGTCAACTTTATGCCATTTTTTGCCACTTTTTGTAGTTTTGTTAAAAATGAGAAAAATCGATTTTACGATGGTTGTATTGTATAATGACTTAGTTTTCTTTTTTCTTTTTAGGTATCTTTTTCTTTATCTCTGCGATAGCTCTAGGATATCTATACTATACTTCTGGCATACACTCGGCATACACTCTTGATACATTCTTCATACACTCGGCATACACTAGAGGTGCTTTTTAGTGCTTTTTACTGTTTCTTATCTTATTTTGTAATTATTTTATTTTCAGTTGGTTAGCTTCGTTTTTGTGCAATAATGGCAATTGTTGTTGTTTTTTGGTTATTTAATGAAAAAGAATGCAATAGTTTTCCTTATTGGCAGTATTTGCAAGGGCTTCTTAGAGACGCGGTTACCTTTGTGTCATAATTAATCATAAACAATTTTTATCATGGCTAGACTGAAAAGCTTGATCAAATTAGAAGGTTCGATGGAAGATCTTACTTTCTACAAAGGTACCGATGGGTACTTTGTGCGCACCAAAGGTGGTGTGAGTAAAAACCGAATTATGAACGACCCAGCGTTTGCTCGTACTCGAGAGAACGGGGCTGAGTTTGGCAGTATTACTGCATCGGGGAAATTATTGCGAACGGCATTGGGGCCAATGTTGTTTCGAGCGAAAGACAGTAAACTGACGAGTAGGCTTGTGAAGGTTATGGCACAAATTAAAAATTTGGACAGTGTGAGTGCTCGTGGAGCGCGTAATGTAGCGGAAGGATTGAACAGTTCTTCCTCTATTTCGATTTTTGAAGGGTTTGATTTTAATGCACGAGCTACCTTAGGGAGTGTGTTGAATTCGATTGTTTCGGTTGATACGGCAAATGGGGCGGTTCGAATTTCGGCCTATAATCCTTTGGAGCAAATGCGTAGTCCTGAAGGGGCAACCCATTTTAGTTTGCAAGTAGGTTTTTTGCGCATTGATTTTGCTACGGGGGTGTATGATTTAACTCAAAGTCCTGAAGAAGTGTATCCTTTGACAAATGGGACTATTTCGCCAGTATTGACTCCTGATAGTGAGCCGACAGCGACGGGTACTGGAATGCATTTTATTTTGATTGAGTTTTTTCAGGAAGTAAATGGTGTGCCGTATATGCTGAATAATGGTGCTTTTAACGTGTTGCATTTGCTGAAAATGAGTTAGTTTGAAGTAGTGTTCAAAAAAGGCTGACTCAATGAAACACCCTGCTAGTGATAGTGGGGTGTTTTTTTTGTTAAGTTATTTTTATTATATCACTCTCGTTTACCATGCAATTCATAAAAGCCCTTTATTTACTTTAAATGGATAAGGTGCAATATATTTTTACTGATTTAAAAATACATATTATTAAGGATTGTTTAACTCCGTTTTTTTTATTAAATTTGGGAAAATAGAATTTAGCAAATAAAAATATATGAAAGCAAAACCATTTTTAAAATGGGCTGGAGGCAAAACCCAGTTAATCACCGATATAGAAAAAGCTTTACCAAGAGAATTTACTTCACAAAAGTTTACTTATGTTGAGCCTTTTGTTGGAGGAGGTGCTGTTTTGTTTTGGATTTTGGAAAATTTTCCTAATGTAGAAAAGGCAATTATTAATGATATTAATGCTGACCTAACCAATACTTACAAAGTCATAGCTTCAAATCCAAAAAAACTTATAACGGTTTTAGAGAAATTTCAAACAAAGTTTCATTCTTTTGAAAATGATGCAGAAGGAAGAAGAGTTTATTATAATGAACAAAGAACACTTTTTAACTCTCGCTCTAAAGATGCTATAACTCAAGCAGCTTTGCTAATATTTTTAAACAAAACATGCTTCAATGGTTTGTTTCGCGTAAATAAAAGTAATGGGTTTAATGTTCCAATGGGAGATTCAACGAAGCAAACTATTTGTGATACGGAAAATATTATGGCAGTTAGCAAAGTGTTACAAAGAGTAGAAATCTTAACTGGAGATTTTAAAGAAACCTTACAACATGCAGAACATCCTGCCTTGTTCTATTTTGATCCACCTTATAAACCTTTAAGTCAAACTTCTAGTTTTAACACTTATACCAAAGATAATTTTGGTGATAATGAACAAATTGAATTACGTGACTTTTGTAAAACATTGGACACATTAGGTCATTATTGGATGCTTAGTAACTCTGATGTAAAAGGAAAAGACATGACCGATACCTTTTTTGATGATATTTACGAAGAATTTAATATAAACCGTGTATATGCCAGAAGAAGCATTAATGCTAACGGCGATAAACGAGGCAAACTAACTGAATTATTAATCACTAATTATGCCTATGAACAAGCTTTGTCAATTGCTTAATTTAGAAAGCGACGATATTTTATTTACCCAAATTACTAGTAGTTTCAAAGAGAAAGGAATTTTGCTTTGGGACTATTTTGTTAATTGGGAGAAAGTACATAAAAACATTAAACCCATTGAAAAAGAATTGAACCTTCTAAATGTTTTGATTGGGAAAGAGGATGTTGAAACAGAAGTTTATAATCTAATTAAAGAATATCCTCAAGTTATTAAGGCTTTTCCTTTTTTGATAGCCTTTAGAGATACAAAAGTTTCTATGCTTTCAGATGTTACTGAGTTTTTGTATAAAGATTATGATTTTAAACATAGAGTTATCACTGATGAAGATTGTGAAGACTTAACTACTTTTTTTATGCAGTCTGGTTTAGGTGATTTGGTAAAAGATAAACGAGTTAAAAACCTTGTAGATTATGTTACCGGTGTAGAAGTAGGTTTAGACAGCAACGGAAGAAAAAACCGAGGCGGAACCATGATGGAAAACATCGTAGAAACTTTTGTAAAAAGTACTTGTGATGAGTTAGGTTATGAATACATGACACAAGCCAATGCTAAAAAGATAAAAACTCATTGGAACATTGATATACAAGTAGACAAATCTTCTCGTAATTTAGATTTTGCTATCAATAAAAACGGGAAATTATATTTTATTGAATGTAACTTCTATGGCGGTGGTGGATCTAAACTAAAATCTACGGCTACAGAATATGTAAAAATGAATGAATATTGGAATGCTCAAAACATTACTTTTATTTGGGTAACCGATGGTGCGGGTTGGAAATCAACACTAAAACCATTACGAGAGTATTTTGATAAAGCTGATTATTTGTTGAATTTGGAAATGTTGAAGAATAATATATTTTTAAATATTTTGAGATAATGAATAATCTTAATTTAAATAAATATTTTGTTTTAGATGAAATGAAAGAAATTTTTAAAATAAAAATTTCTAAAAGTAAATCTAAAGGTATTGACAAAAAATCGTTTAATTCTTATAATGTATTAGAAAAAGAAAATTTGTTTTTAGATATTAAAAAACAAATTAATGAGAAAAAATATAAATTTAGTCCATACTTGGAACTACTTAGAATTAAAAGAAGAGATACAAATCCTCGAATGATATCAATTCCTACGGTAAAAGATAAAATTGTATTAAGTATATTAAAAAATATTTTACATGAATATTTTACAGAATCAATTAATAAAGACCAACCAAATAGTTATATAAAGAAAATTAAGAATTTCATAAAAAAAAATCAAAACTCCGAATTATTTTTTTTAAAAACAGATATTAGTCAATTCTACGATAAAATTAATCGTGAAAAATTAAAGAAGAAAGTTAAAAACAAGATAACAGATCGTTTTTTTATTAATTTATTAATTAGTTCTATTGAAAATCCTACAGTTCCTTCTAATTATAAAAAAACTGACACGGATTATTATAGAAGTAAAAAAGGTGTTCCACAAGGGCTACCAATATCAAATATTTTGGCTCAGATATACCTTAATGATTTTGATGTTTTAATGATTAAATACATAGATAATGACACTCTATATCTAAGATACGTAGATGATATTTTAATAATATCTAAAACAAATTGTGATGAAAAACTTGAAAAAATAAAAATTTTACTTAAAGAAATTGGTTTAAAAGTAAATCAAGCCAAAACTTATGTTGGAAAATTAGATGACACTGTTGAATTCCTTGGTTATCAAATTAGTAAAAACCCTATTTCAATAAGTAATAGAACAATTGAAAACCAAATAAATAAAATAGCGGGTAAAATAACTTGGTTTAAAAAAGGAGTTATAAATAAAAATGCAAGACCAGATAAATTTAAGGAAGACATAAAAGGATTTGAAAATTTATTTATAAAGGAAGTAAATGAAATTATAACAGGTACAAAAAGCGACGATAAAAATTATGGTTGGCTATTTTATTATATAGAAGTTGATGATATAAAAGTTTTTCATAAGCTTGACAACATAATTTCTAATATGATAAAGAGAATACCTTATTTTAAAAATAAAGCCCCAAGTAAATTAAAAAAAACTGCAAAAGCTTATTTTGAAATTAAACATATTCAGGATAGTGATTATATCTTTAATTACAATAAATATAAAACCGCAAAGCAAAAGGAAAAATTGCTTAAAGAAGTTGCTCAATTAGATGATAATAAAAAATATACTAATGAAGAAATAGAGATGCAATTTGAATATTATAAAAATAGAAATATAAATAATTTAAAAGAAAATTTTGAATATTAATAATAGGGTTGGCTTGCAAGCATTGCTTGTAGACTTTCTTAATTGAAAGTATAAGTAGTATAAAATTATTTTAATTTCCTTTTGGAAAACTAGATCTAGATTTATAGCCAACCCTTAATTTATAAATTATAAAAATGAATTACGCAGAAAGTTTATACCAAAAGATATGGAAAACTAAAGGAACAAGATTTATAGCTCATAAAAGACTAGAAATTCTTAACCAATTTTCTATTTATGCAATATCTTTAAACTCAATATATGTAATAATATTGAGTTTATTATCAATGAGCCATTTTAACAAATATTCGAAATTAAATCCTGATTTTTTATCAATAATAACACTTTTTTTATCGATATTAATTATTGTAATTAGTATCATAGAGAGTTCAAAAAATTATAAGGCAAAAGCAGAATCTCATCATCAATGTGGCAAAGATTTGAATAAAATCTATGAAAGATTAATTCAAATTAAGAGCTCGTATGATACTGATAGTAATTCTAAAGCAGAAATTGATAAATTGGGATTAGATTATCAAAGTATTATTGATAAATATCCTGAAAATCATTCGAGTATTGATTTTAAAAAGTTTTTAATAATTAATAAAATTGATCCATATAAAAATTATTCTAATTTTAATCTTTTAATTATTTGGTTTGAACTCTATATACCTATATTAGCAACAATAATTATTCCATTATTTATTATAATATTTTGTGTTATAAAATTATAGAATATAAATGCTGAAACCATATTTCAAATCCGAAGACAAAAACTTTTACCTTTTACAAGGTGATTGTAAAGAACTTTTACCTCAATTTGAGCATAAGTTTGATATGGTTTTTGCTGATCCTCCGTACTTTTTATCTAATAATGGTTTGTCTATACAAAATGGGCAAATTGTTTCCGTGAATAAAGGTACTTGGGATAAATCAGAAGGGTTTGATTTTATCAATGATTTTAATCGTACTTGGTTAAAATTAGTTAGGGATAAATTAAAAGATAATGGAACTATTTGGATAAGTGGCACCTATCATAATATTTTTTCAATAGGTCAGTTATTACAAGAATTAGATTTTAAAATCTTAAATGTAATCACTTGGGAAAAGAACAATCCGCCACCTAATTTTTCATGTCGTTTTTTCACGCATTCAGCTGAATTGATTATTTGGGCGCGTAAAAAAGAAAAGGTACCACATTACTACAACTATGAGTTAATGAAGCAACTAAACGGAAACAAACAAATGAAGGATGTTTGGAAATTACCAGCAATTGCCAAATGGGAAAAATCGTGTGGCAAACATCCAACACAAAAACCATTGTCTGTTTTAACTCGAATTATTTTAGCATCAACCAAACCTGGCGCATGGATTTTAGATCCATTTGCAGGAAGTTCCACAACAGGAATTGCGGCTAATTTAGCCAATCGTCGTTATTTAGGTATTGACATGGAAACTGAGTTTTTAGAAATCAGCAAGAATAGAAAAATAGAAATTGAAAATCCAAAAATAGTTTTAGAATACAAACGAAAAATAAGAGGTTTTGAAACTAAAAAGCAATTGGAGTTGTATTTATTAGAAGAACCTAAAACTGAATATTCATTAGATTTAGAATTGTAGAAATGCATTTATATTTCTTCCGTTCGTGCGCGAAACGAAGTTCAACGGAGTGAAACAGTGGCTTCGAGAGCCTCAGCCACCGTTTCGAGAGCCTCAGCCACCGTTTCGAGAGCCTCAGCCACCGTTTCGAGAGCCTCAGCCACCGTTTCGAGAGCCTCAGCCACCGTTTCGAGAGCCTCAGCCACCGTTTCGAGAGCCTCAGCCACCGTTTCGAGAGCCTCAGCCACCGTTTCGAGAGCCTCAGCCACCGTTTCGAGAGCCTCAGCCACCGTTTCTCATGACCTTTTGCCTTCGAGTGCCTCAGGCAACGGTCTAGATTAGTTCTAATGAAAATTGTAATAAGAGTGGTTTTAGATGGGGGCTGAGGTTCTCGAAGCCGCCATTTAATTGATTAATTATGAAAGGATATATGTATATTTTACTTTGTGCTGACGGTAGTTATTATACAGGTAGTACTATAGATTTAGTACGAAGATTAGAACAGCATCAAAATGGTGAAGGTGCTAATCATACCAAAAAGCGTTTACCAGTTACTCTTGTTTATTACGAAGAATATCCAAGAATTGACATTGCTTTTTATCGTGAAAAACAAGTTCAGGGATGGAACAGAAAAAAGAAAGAAGCCTTAATTGAAGGTAAAAGTGATTTGTTGCCTGAACTAGCAAAAGCATATAGGGATTTGGAGAAATAGTGGCTTCGAGAGCCTCAGCCACCGTTTCGAGAGCCTCAGCCACCGTTTCCTGTTGTTGCCTGAGGCACTCGAAGGCAACAACAAGGACAGCAAGACGGATAAAAAAATTAAAAAATGGAAAGTGTAAAATCAAAAAATTTGGATAATAATAAAAAAGGGTTGTATATTTGCAGCAACAGTACACACCACGCTACCCATTAGAACAGCGTCCCAGGGTGTGTCTTTTGCTTTTATAGCGATAATTTCACACCCCAAAATAAGTAGTAGTACTTGCTTTGGGTTTTATATTTTAGGTATGTTTGATAAAAATGCTACTTCAATTTCACAACAAATTGAAATTTTAAAAAATAGAGGTTTAACGTTTAAAGATGAAGCTTTTGCAGCGCATCAGTTGGCTAATATTAGCTATTATCGTTTAGGCGAGTATTGGTATGTAATGCAAGATGATAAAGTGAACCACACCTTTAAACCCAATAGCAAGTTTGAAGAAGTAATAGCATTATATAATTTTGATAGAGAACTCCGCTTTTTACTTTTCGATGTAATAGAGCGAATTGAAATTAGTTTAAGAACCAAGTTGATTTATCATCTTTCACACGAGTTTAATCCGTGGTGGTTTCAAAATTTTGAATTGTTTGAAGATAGCAAAGCATTAGTAAAAACCTTATCAAGTTTAGAAGAAGAACTAGAGCGAACAAAAGAAACAACAATTAAAAATCACAATTAAAAATCACAATAAAAAGCATAAAGATGACAAGCGTTTTCCTCCAGCATGGAAATCATTAGAACAAACAAGTTTTGGATCGCTTTCTAAATTATACGGTAATTTAAAAAATACTATTAAGTCTAAAGATGTAATTGCAAAAGAATTTGGAGCTGTTAATCATACATATTTGCCAAGTTGATTGCAATCTATTACACAGATTCGCAACTATTGTGCACACCATTCTAGATTATGGAATAAAAACTTGCCTTCCACCTTAAAATTATTATCAAAACCGCCTTACAAGTGGATAACTGATGTGCCAAATCAAAATGATTTTCAATATTTGTACATTCATTTGTGCATTATGAAGTATCTTTTGAATAATATAGAACCTGAAAACCAATTTACAGCGCGATTAAAGATATTATTTGAAAAATACCCAAATGTTGATCCAAAAGCTTTGGGCATAAAACCAAAATGGGAAGAGGAAGAATTATGGAAATAGATTATAAAAACCAATGTAAACCATGCAAGAACAACATCACAATAAGATACAACTTCACGAAATTAGAAGCATAGTAGAGCTAGCATTTCCAGTTATGCAAGAAGCTATTTTACATCATCGTTTTGCGAAATTAAGCGCTATGCAAGGCAATGAACCCGAGTATGAGTTAATGAAACAAAATTTTAAGTATTTAAATCATTTGAGTATAGCAGTACTTTCTATGTATCGTCACAAAGACGTTTATCTTTCCTTTGATTATTTTATGAGCTTGTATTTAGATCGAAATTTCAGCGAACGTAAATCGTTTTATTGGTATGAGTTAAAATCTGTTTTGTTTATGGCTAATTATTTTAAAGAGGTAAAAACTTTCAAGGAATTTGAACAAAAAATTAAGCAAAAATCATTTCACGATACGTTAAATAAATACAAACGCAAAGATGCTATTGATAAAAGTAGTATTCAACGCACAGAAAGTTATTATCAAATTCATGTTGCCAATAAGCAATTAGAAATTTCGTTTTAATATAGTAAGCCCCCTCGTGCGCGAATCATTTCGCGTTCGTTAAGATAGTAAGATGCTGAAACGAGTTCAGCATGACAGAGAAGATTAAAAGATAGAATTAAAATGCAAAAATATTCCGTAAACCAATGCTTAATCGAAATGCTTTTAACCTGGGTAAAGTCGGGTGAAATTGCGATACCTGAAATTCAGCCCCGTTCGTGCGCGAAACGAAGTTCAGCGAAGCTAATCCTTTCGCGTTCAGTAGTAAAACAATAAATGAAAAGCACTATATTATAACCGAAATAAGTTTCGGAATCAAAAAACAAAAAAGAACGATTAATGAAAAAAACTTACATTTTATTACTCACATTGTTATCTTTAGGTTTGCATGCTCAAACCTATGGAGAACTCGTTACAATTAAATGCGACACAACTGCTTCTAAAATAGATTTAAAAACGTATATGGATACTTATTTTGTAGAAGAATATGTGAAACCAGACAGAGAAATGACTAAAGCTTTTGATCCTGTTTTTTTTGGAGATAAAAGCAAAAGGATGCATACAATTATACTTAATATTTTTTGTAGTACCAGAGGGGA
Proteins encoded in this region:
- a CDS encoding DNA adenine methylase; the encoded protein is MKAKPFLKWAGGKTQLITDIEKALPREFTSQKFTYVEPFVGGGAVLFWILENFPNVEKAIINDINADLTNTYKVIASNPKKLITVLEKFQTKFHSFENDAEGRRVYYNEQRTLFNSRSKDAITQAALLIFLNKTCFNGLFRVNKSNGFNVPMGDSTKQTICDTENIMAVSKVLQRVEILTGDFKETLQHAEHPALFYFDPPYKPLSQTSSFNTYTKDNFGDNEQIELRDFCKTLDTLGHYWMLSNSDVKGKDMTDTFFDDIYEEFNINRVYARRSINANGDKRGKLTELLITNYAYEQALSIA
- a CDS encoding type II restriction endonuclease encodes the protein MNKLCQLLNLESDDILFTQITSSFKEKGILLWDYFVNWEKVHKNIKPIEKELNLLNVLIGKEDVETEVYNLIKEYPQVIKAFPFLIAFRDTKVSMLSDVTEFLYKDYDFKHRVITDEDCEDLTTFFMQSGLGDLVKDKRVKNLVDYVTGVEVGLDSNGRKNRGGTMMENIVETFVKSTCDELGYEYMTQANAKKIKTHWNIDIQVDKSSRNLDFAINKNGKLYFIECNFYGGGGSKLKSTATEYVKMNEYWNAQNITFIWVTDGAGWKSTLKPLREYFDKADYLLNLEMLKNNIFLNILR
- a CDS encoding reverse transcriptase domain-containing protein is translated as MNNLNLNKYFVLDEMKEIFKIKISKSKSKGIDKKSFNSYNVLEKENLFLDIKKQINEKKYKFSPYLELLRIKRRDTNPRMISIPTVKDKIVLSILKNILHEYFTESINKDQPNSYIKKIKNFIKKNQNSELFFLKTDISQFYDKINREKLKKKVKNKITDRFFINLLISSIENPTVPSNYKKTDTDYYRSKKGVPQGLPISNILAQIYLNDFDVLMIKYIDNDTLYLRYVDDILIISKTNCDEKLEKIKILLKEIGLKVNQAKTYVGKLDDTVEFLGYQISKNPISISNRTIENQINKIAGKITWFKKGVINKNARPDKFKEDIKGFENLFIKEVNEIITGTKSDDKNYGWLFYYIEVDDIKVFHKLDNIISNMIKRIPYFKNKAPSKLKKTAKAYFEIKHIQDSDYIFNYNKYKTAKQKEKLLKEVAQLDDNKKYTNEEIEMQFEYYKNRNINNLKENFEY
- a CDS encoding SLATT domain-containing protein → MNYAESLYQKIWKTKGTRFIAHKRLEILNQFSIYAISLNSIYVIILSLLSMSHFNKYSKLNPDFLSIITLFLSILIIVISIIESSKNYKAKAESHHQCGKDLNKIYERLIQIKSSYDTDSNSKAEIDKLGLDYQSIIDKYPENHSSIDFKKFLIINKIDPYKNYSNFNLLIIWFELYIPILATIIIPLFIIIFCVIKL
- a CDS encoding site-specific DNA-methyltransferase; protein product: MLKPYFKSEDKNFYLLQGDCKELLPQFEHKFDMVFADPPYFLSNNGLSIQNGQIVSVNKGTWDKSEGFDFINDFNRTWLKLVRDKLKDNGTIWISGTYHNIFSIGQLLQELDFKILNVITWEKNNPPPNFSCRFFTHSAELIIWARKKEKVPHYYNYELMKQLNGNKQMKDVWKLPAIAKWEKSCGKHPTQKPLSVLTRIILASTKPGAWILDPFAGSSTTGIAANLANRRYLGIDMETEFLEISKNRKIEIENPKIVLEYKRKIRGFETKKQLELYLLEEPKTEYSLDLEL
- a CDS encoding GIY-YIG nuclease family protein, producing MKGYMYILLCADGSYYTGSTIDLVRRLEQHQNGEGANHTKKRLPVTLVYYEEYPRIDIAFYREKQVQGWNRKKKEALIEGKSDLLPELAKAYRDLEK
- a CDS encoding Abi family protein; this encodes MFDKNATSISQQIEILKNRGLTFKDEAFAAHQLANISYYRLGEYWYVMQDDKVNHTFKPNSKFEEVIALYNFDRELRFLLFDVIERIEISLRTKLIYHLSHEFNPWWFQNFELFEDSKALVKTLSSLEEELERTKETTIKNHN
- a CDS encoding Abi family protein; the protein is MKNHNKKHKDDKRFPPAWKSLEQTSFGSLSKLYGNLKNTIKSKDVIAKEFGAVNHTYLPS